From Drosophila yakuba strain Tai18E2 chromosome 2L, Prin_Dyak_Tai18E2_2.1, whole genome shotgun sequence, one genomic window encodes:
- the LOC120320743 gene encoding uncharacterized protein LOC120320743, translating to MLQGCWPWTQAPWRPFGRDLDDRPSMLRAAAPGPKRLGGQHAVSAPAAAPRRFAGPRAWPRVRLLARVPGPASDCWPACLLAAADDSHLFFYCEQQSALTLP from the coding sequence ATGCTCCAGGGTTGCTGGCCCTGGACACAGGCGCCCTGGAGGCCCTTTGGCAGGGACCTCGATGATCGCCCCTCCATGCTCCGGGCGGCTGCCCCTGGACCCAAGCGCCTTGGAGGCCAACATGCCGTCTCCGCGCCTGCGGCAGCCCCGCGTCGAtttgccggcccgcgtgcctggccccgcgtccgattgctggcccgcgtgcctggccccgcgtccgattgctggcccgcgtgcctgctggctgctgcagatgactcgcacctatttttttattgtgagCAACAAAGTGCCCTTACCCTCCCCTGA